A single Calidifontibacter indicus DNA region contains:
- a CDS encoding aspartate aminotransferase family protein, with protein MGALWHPFSDMGAVEKNGEFVIARGEGVHVWDASGKQYLDATAGLWFANVGHGRKELAQAAADQAQTLAAYSTFGDYANPPVIELAERLAGIAPVPGSKTFLTSGGSDSVETAAKIARRYWFEQGQESKRYIIGRSKAYHGMHYAGTSLGGIQGNIEGYGTLVEDQAHVAWDDAEDLRATIERLGPENVAAFFAEPVMGAGGVYPPPEDYLMAVRKICTEHDILFVADEVVTGYGRIGGAWFASAKFGLEPDFVTTAKGLTSGYIPMGAVLVAPRVAEPFFDQDAGRWLRHGYTYSGHAVAAAVANANLDILEQENLLDEAARLEGSLASALSPLADHDLVSEVRCGTGAVAAVQLHEVAKAAPVVAKMRELGVATRAVGAGGVQFSPAFVMTDDEVGQLADITRQALDAAL; from the coding sequence ATGGGCGCGTTGTGGCACCCGTTCTCCGACATGGGAGCGGTCGAGAAGAACGGCGAGTTCGTCATCGCGCGCGGTGAGGGCGTGCACGTCTGGGACGCGTCGGGCAAGCAGTACCTCGACGCCACCGCCGGTCTGTGGTTCGCCAACGTCGGCCACGGTCGCAAGGAACTGGCGCAGGCTGCCGCCGACCAGGCGCAGACCCTCGCGGCCTACAGCACCTTCGGCGACTACGCCAATCCGCCGGTGATCGAGCTGGCCGAGCGCCTTGCCGGCATCGCACCGGTGCCGGGGTCGAAGACCTTCCTCACCTCCGGTGGCTCCGACTCGGTCGAGACGGCCGCGAAGATCGCGCGCCGCTACTGGTTCGAGCAGGGCCAGGAGTCCAAGCGCTACATCATCGGCCGCTCGAAGGCCTACCACGGCATGCACTACGCCGGCACCTCGCTCGGCGGCATCCAGGGCAACATCGAGGGCTACGGCACGCTCGTCGAAGACCAGGCGCACGTCGCCTGGGACGACGCCGAAGATCTGCGCGCCACGATCGAGCGCCTCGGCCCGGAGAACGTCGCGGCCTTCTTCGCCGAGCCGGTCATGGGTGCCGGTGGCGTCTACCCGCCACCCGAGGACTACCTGATGGCGGTGCGCAAGATCTGCACCGAGCACGACATCCTCTTCGTCGCCGACGAGGTCGTCACCGGTTACGGACGAATCGGTGGTGCTTGGTTCGCGTCCGCGAAGTTCGGTCTCGAGCCCGACTTCGTCACCACGGCCAAGGGCCTCACCTCCGGATACATCCCGATGGGTGCAGTGCTGGTGGCTCCGCGCGTCGCCGAGCCGTTCTTCGACCAGGACGCCGGACGCTGGCTGCGCCACGGTTACACCTACTCCGGGCACGCCGTCGCGGCCGCCGTCGCCAACGCCAACCTCGACATCCTCGAGCAGGAGAACCTGCTGGACGAGGCCGCTCGCCTCGAAGGCAGCCTCGCCTCCGCGCTGTCGCCGCTGGCCGACCACGACCTGGTCTCCGAGGTGCGCTGCGGCACCGGTGCTGTCGCCGCGGTGCAGTTGCACGAGGTCGCCAAGGCCGCCCCGGTGGTGGCGAAGATGCGTGAACTCGGTGTCGCGACCCGGGCGGTCGGTGCGGGCGGCGTGCAGTTCTCGCCGGCGTTCGTCATGACCGACGACGAGGTCGGGCAGCTTGCCGACATCACCCGGCAGGCGCTGGACGCCGCGCTGTGA
- a CDS encoding alpha-ketoglutarate-dependent dioxygenase AlkB yields MSYALQGSLLDQVEQVGLRSLAGAVRRTPLSRGAWVDLRPGWLTGADELFARLMPGGSGGVDWRGERRMMYDREVDTPRLLRFYSATERWPDPVLQQARSALSTYYADELGEPFTTAGMCLYRDGRDSVAWHGDREGRASTHDTMVAIVSIGSPRALMMRPAGGGESIRFTLGHGDLVVMGGSHQRTWEHAIPKSSKPVGPRISVQFRPHGIR; encoded by the coding sequence ATGTCCTATGCATTGCAGGGTTCACTGCTCGACCAGGTCGAACAGGTCGGACTGCGCTCCCTCGCCGGCGCCGTCCGCCGCACGCCGCTTTCCCGGGGAGCGTGGGTGGATCTGCGGCCGGGCTGGCTGACCGGTGCCGATGAACTCTTCGCCCGACTGATGCCCGGCGGCAGTGGCGGCGTCGACTGGCGGGGCGAGCGACGGATGATGTACGACCGCGAGGTCGACACGCCGCGCCTCCTGCGGTTCTACTCCGCCACCGAACGCTGGCCCGATCCCGTTCTGCAGCAGGCGCGTTCGGCCCTCTCCACCTACTACGCCGACGAGCTCGGCGAGCCGTTCACCACTGCGGGCATGTGCCTCTATCGCGACGGACGCGACTCGGTCGCCTGGCACGGCGACCGCGAGGGGCGCGCGTCGACACACGACACGATGGTCGCGATCGTGTCCATCGGTTCACCGCGCGCGCTGATGATGCGCCCGGCAGGTGGGGGCGAGTCGATCCGGTTCACCCTCGGGCACGGCGATCTGGTCGTGATGGGTGGCTCGCATCAGCGGACGTGGGAGCATGCGATTCCCAAGAGCAGCAAGCCCGTCGGCCCACGGATCAGCGTGCAGTTCCGCCCGCACGGCATTCGCTGA
- a CDS encoding phytoene desaturase family protein: protein MHSSSHDVVIVGGGHNGLTAAAYLAKAGKSVLLLERQDDLGGATVSADAFDGMGARLSRYSYLVSLMPRRIIDDLGLSLRLARRRYSSYTPMPGGDRGLLVDHQDAAATQASFKAVGAGADFDRWGEFYGRTTKLAEAIWPTMTEPLRRRGEIDRLVGDPALARDFLDRPLGEVIESTFADDLVRGVVLTDGLISTYASAHQTDLRHNICFLYHVIGGGTGDWDVPIGGMGQVATQLADIARAAGATLTTGATVTGVEQGAVTWHDTAGVEHRATADTVLWAAAPEVLDQLAGGTRGERVEGAQVKVNLLLSRLPRLRETSVAPQAAFGGTFHINELYSQLENAYTAAESGTVPDPMPAEIYCHSITDPSILSPELQASGAQTLTVFTLQTPDRLLDDADGAAMRDDLQRRVLDSLSSVLAEPIEDVVMRDRAGNPCVETKTTRDLQDVLAMPGGNIFHAPLTWPWVDDDAPLETAAQRWGVATAYDGVLLAGAGSQRGGGVSGLGGFAAAQAVLEG from the coding sequence ATGCACAGCAGCTCGCACGACGTCGTCATCGTCGGTGGGGGCCACAACGGCCTCACCGCAGCCGCCTACCTCGCCAAGGCGGGCAAGTCCGTTCTCCTGCTGGAGCGTCAGGACGACCTCGGTGGCGCCACCGTGTCGGCGGACGCGTTCGACGGGATGGGTGCTCGGCTGTCGCGCTACTCCTACCTGGTGAGCCTGATGCCGCGCCGCATCATCGACGATCTCGGGCTCTCGCTGCGGCTCGCGCGGCGTCGTTACTCGTCCTACACGCCGATGCCCGGCGGCGATCGCGGGCTCTTGGTCGATCATCAGGACGCCGCCGCGACCCAGGCGTCGTTCAAGGCCGTCGGCGCCGGGGCCGACTTCGACCGGTGGGGTGAGTTCTACGGGCGCACAACGAAACTCGCCGAGGCGATCTGGCCCACGATGACCGAGCCGTTGCGGCGACGCGGCGAGATCGACCGGCTCGTCGGCGACCCGGCGCTGGCCCGCGACTTCCTCGACCGTCCGCTCGGTGAGGTCATCGAGTCGACCTTCGCTGACGACCTCGTGCGCGGCGTCGTGCTCACCGACGGCCTCATCTCGACGTACGCCTCGGCGCACCAGACCGATCTGCGGCACAACATCTGCTTCCTCTACCACGTGATCGGCGGAGGCACCGGCGACTGGGACGTTCCGATCGGCGGCATGGGCCAGGTGGCAACCCAATTGGCCGACATCGCACGCGCCGCGGGCGCCACGCTGACCACCGGTGCCACCGTGACCGGCGTCGAGCAGGGTGCCGTCACCTGGCACGACACCGCCGGCGTAGAGCACCGCGCGACCGCCGACACCGTGCTGTGGGCAGCGGCGCCGGAGGTGCTCGACCAACTCGCCGGCGGCACCCGCGGTGAGCGGGTCGAGGGTGCCCAGGTGAAGGTCAACCTGCTGTTGTCACGCCTGCCCCGGTTGCGGGAGACCTCCGTGGCTCCCCAGGCCGCCTTCGGCGGCACGTTCCACATCAACGAGCTCTACAGCCAGCTCGAAAATGCCTACACCGCAGCCGAATCGGGCACCGTCCCCGACCCGATGCCGGCCGAGATCTACTGCCACTCGATCACCGACCCGTCGATCCTGTCGCCCGAGCTGCAGGCGTCCGGCGCGCAGACGCTCACCGTCTTCACCCTGCAGACCCCTGACCGGCTGCTCGACGACGCCGACGGCGCCGCCATGCGCGACGACCTGCAGCGCCGCGTGCTCGATTCGCTGAGTTCGGTGCTCGCCGAACCGATCGAGGACGTCGTGATGCGCGACCGTGCGGGCAACCCGTGTGTCGAGACCAAGACCACGCGTGACCTGCAGGACGTGCTCGCGATGCCCGGCGGCAACATCTTCCACGCGCCGCTCACCTGGCCCTGGGTCGACGACGACGCACCCTTGGAGACGGCGGCGCAGCGCTGGGGCGTCGCGACGGCGTACGACGGAGTGCTGCTGGCAGGCGCCGGCTCGCAGCGCGGTGGCGGTGTGAGCGGCCTGGGTGGGTTCGCGGCAGCACAAGCCGTGCTGGAGGGCTGA
- the recO gene encoding DNA repair protein RecO — protein MPTYNDVAIVLRTHKLGEHDRIVTMLLRGRGKVRAVAKGVRRTKSKFGSRLEPAMIVQVQCYEGRNLDTVTQAELLAPYGDNITQDYSAYTAAAAMLETAERLCDEREVQVQQFNLLAGGLAALANSSHEPGLVLDSYLLRAVAIAGWAPTFDKCAGCGAEGPHRAFNLASGGAVCSSCRTPGSGAPRPQTFELLGALLSADWAVADASAPEVRTEATGLVAAYVQWHLERGVRSLRLVDRTPSTEGARQ, from the coding sequence ATGCCCACCTACAACGACGTCGCCATCGTGCTGCGCACCCACAAGCTGGGCGAGCACGATCGCATCGTCACGATGTTGCTGCGCGGTCGCGGCAAGGTGCGCGCCGTCGCCAAGGGGGTGCGGCGCACCAAGTCGAAGTTCGGGTCGCGGCTCGAGCCCGCGATGATCGTGCAGGTGCAGTGCTACGAGGGGCGCAACCTCGACACCGTCACCCAGGCCGAACTGCTCGCGCCGTACGGCGACAACATCACTCAGGACTACTCCGCCTACACCGCGGCGGCGGCCATGCTGGAGACCGCCGAGCGCCTCTGCGACGAACGTGAGGTGCAGGTGCAGCAGTTCAACCTGCTGGCGGGTGGTCTTGCCGCACTGGCGAATTCGTCACACGAGCCGGGTCTGGTGCTCGACAGCTACCTGTTGCGCGCCGTCGCCATCGCGGGTTGGGCGCCCACCTTCGACAAGTGCGCCGGGTGCGGCGCCGAAGGACCCCATCGTGCGTTCAACCTGGCCAGTGGGGGAGCGGTCTGCTCGTCGTGCCGAACGCCCGGTTCGGGAGCCCCTCGTCCGCAGACCTTCGAACTGCTCGGCGCACTGTTGTCGGCCGACTGGGCCGTCGCCGACGCCAGCGCCCCGGAAGTCCGCACCGAGGCCACCGGCCTCGTCGCCGCCTATGTGCAATGGCACCTGGAGCGTGGCGTGAGATCGTTGCGTCTGGTCGACCGCACCCCGTCCACCGAAGGAGCCCGTCAGTGA
- a CDS encoding isoprenyl transferase: MPEAPPLHVEGLVPPAIPKELVPQHVAMVMDGNGRWANQRGLPRTKGHEAGEAQLIDVIAGCIEMGIPNLSAYMFSTENWRRSPDEVRFLMGFNRDVIRRRVDLLHSWNVRCRWSGQRPRLWLSVLKELKRAEEITANNTGMTLQMCVNYGGRAEIAQACQRIAEQVKKGKIKPSSIDEKMIARNLTWPDMPDVDLFVRSSGEQRTSNFLLWQSAYAEMVFLDTLWPDFTRQDLWRAVQIYADRDRRFGGAVDAAASS, from the coding sequence ATTCCCGAGGCCCCGCCGCTGCATGTCGAGGGGCTCGTTCCGCCGGCCATCCCGAAGGAACTGGTGCCGCAGCACGTCGCGATGGTGATGGACGGGAACGGACGCTGGGCCAACCAGCGCGGTCTGCCGCGCACCAAGGGGCACGAGGCCGGCGAGGCGCAGCTCATCGACGTCATCGCCGGGTGCATCGAGATGGGCATCCCGAACCTCTCGGCCTACATGTTCTCGACCGAGAACTGGCGGCGTTCACCCGACGAGGTGCGCTTCCTGATGGGCTTCAACCGTGACGTGATCCGTCGCCGAGTCGACCTCCTGCACTCCTGGAACGTGCGCTGCCGGTGGTCGGGGCAGCGTCCGCGGTTGTGGCTGTCGGTGCTCAAGGAGCTCAAGCGGGCCGAGGAGATCACGGCGAACAACACCGGGATGACGCTGCAGATGTGCGTCAACTACGGCGGTCGGGCCGAGATCGCGCAGGCTTGTCAGCGCATCGCCGAGCAGGTGAAGAAGGGCAAGATCAAGCCGTCGTCGATCGACGAGAAGATGATCGCGCGCAATCTCACCTGGCCCGACATGCCCGACGTCGACCTGTTCGTGCGTTCCTCGGGCGAGCAGCGCACCAGCAACTTCCTGTTGTGGCAGTCGGCCTACGCCGAGATGGTCTTCCTCGACACGCTGTGGCCCGACTTCACCCGCCAGGACCTCTGGCGCGCCGTGCAGATCTACGCCGACCGTGATCGCCGCTTCGGTGGGGCCGTCGACGCCGCGGCCTCGAGCTGA
- a CDS encoding Fur family transcriptional regulator — protein MTRKPTRQQTAVAQELASREAFTSAQELHAALTRSGASVGLATVYRTLQSMVEGGKVDALVSPDGETIYRSCGSSGHHHHLVCRECGRTVELEGPAVERWADKVSAEHGFRDVEHTLEIFGVCRDH, from the coding sequence ATGACCCGCAAACCGACCCGCCAGCAGACCGCCGTCGCCCAGGAGCTCGCGTCTCGCGAGGCGTTCACCTCGGCGCAGGAACTGCATGCCGCGCTGACCCGTAGCGGCGCCTCCGTCGGGTTGGCGACGGTCTACCGCACGCTGCAGTCGATGGTCGAGGGCGGCAAGGTCGACGCCCTTGTCTCACCCGACGGCGAAACCATCTACCGCAGTTGCGGCAGTAGCGGCCATCACCACCACCTCGTCTGCCGCGAGTGTGGGCGGACGGTGGAGCTCGAGGGGCCGGCCGTCGAGCGATGGGCCGACAAGGTCAGCGCCGAGCACGGCTTCCGCGACGTCGAGCACACCCTGGAGATCTTCGGGGTCTGCCGCGACCACTGA
- a CDS encoding metal ABC transporter permease, whose protein sequence is MFQLDFMRQAFVAALLVGAAAPAVGVFLLQRRLSLIGDGLGHVALAGVAIGVLTGAAPTWTALVAAVLAACVIEAIRLRGNTNADVALAVMFYGGIALGVVLLAKAPADEGASINTYLFGSILTTQADQLWQFAVLALIALATTTVFRKRLFAVANDEEFARAAGLPVMRTNLMLSVLTSMTVVLSMRVIGLLLISALMILPNATGQLLGRSFRASTIWAVVVGVLCGAVGVAGSYQLDTPSGGTVVLTCVVVFVAVSVAASLRRGAVLRRARRSNHPHQHFDGCGHPAVLHADHVDYVHDGHRHAAHLDHWDEHPDETATEAPREEAHS, encoded by the coding sequence ATGTTCCAACTCGACTTCATGCGCCAGGCCTTCGTCGCCGCGTTGCTCGTGGGCGCCGCGGCTCCGGCCGTCGGCGTGTTCCTCCTGCAGCGGCGCCTGTCCCTCATCGGCGACGGCCTCGGTCACGTGGCCCTCGCAGGTGTCGCGATCGGGGTGCTCACCGGGGCTGCGCCCACCTGGACGGCGTTGGTCGCGGCGGTGCTCGCGGCGTGCGTCATCGAGGCGATCCGGTTGCGCGGCAACACGAATGCCGACGTCGCCCTCGCGGTGATGTTCTACGGCGGTATCGCGCTCGGCGTCGTGCTGTTGGCGAAGGCTCCGGCCGATGAAGGCGCCTCGATCAACACCTACCTGTTCGGGTCGATCCTCACCACACAGGCCGACCAGTTGTGGCAGTTCGCGGTGCTCGCGCTCATCGCGTTGGCCACGACGACGGTGTTCCGCAAGCGTTTGTTCGCGGTGGCCAACGACGAGGAATTCGCCCGCGCCGCAGGCCTTCCGGTGATGCGCACCAACCTCATGCTGTCGGTGCTCACCTCGATGACGGTCGTGCTGTCGATGCGGGTGATCGGTCTGTTGCTGATCAGTGCCCTGATGATCCTGCCGAACGCCACCGGCCAGCTGCTCGGTCGCAGCTTCCGGGCCTCCACCATCTGGGCGGTCGTCGTCGGTGTGCTCTGCGGTGCGGTCGGGGTGGCCGGTTCGTACCAGCTCGACACCCCCTCGGGTGGCACGGTCGTGCTCACGTGCGTCGTCGTCTTCGTCGCGGTGTCGGTCGCGGCCTCGCTGCGCCGAGGAGCAGTGCTGCGCCGGGCTCGCCGCAGCAACCACCCGCACCAGCACTTCGACGGATGCGGGCACCCGGCGGTGCTGCACGCCGACCACGTCGACTACGTCCACGACGGTCACCGGCACGCCGCACACCTCGACCATTGGGACGAACACCCCGACGAGACGGCTACCGAAGCTCCCCGCGAGGAGGCGCACTCATGA
- a CDS encoding metal ABC transporter ATP-binding protein, with amino-acid sequence MTTPPALDLRTAAFGYGGRVVVEHLTFDVPAGQVVAVVGPNGSGKSTFVKGVLGLADHLAGDFCVFGQAPGTRATRRRIGYVPQRHTLSASVRATVREIVETGRLAHRPWYRPAGADDRAGVEAALAQVGLSDHINAEVSDLSGGQQRRVLIARALAGRPDMLIMDEPTAGVDVASQDVLAEVLHRLSGEGTTMLIVTHELSALRGILDRIVEIAQGRTTFDGTPAQWADQEHTRILATAAHDGHCGPADEQRAAYASGPWDCVELPTNAPEAAAGRRA; translated from the coding sequence GTGACCACCCCACCAGCTCTCGACCTGCGCACCGCCGCCTTCGGGTACGGCGGTCGCGTCGTCGTCGAGCACCTCACCTTCGACGTGCCGGCCGGTCAGGTCGTGGCCGTCGTCGGTCCGAACGGGTCGGGCAAGTCGACCTTCGTGAAGGGTGTGCTCGGCCTCGCCGACCATCTCGCGGGTGACTTCTGCGTCTTCGGGCAGGCCCCGGGCACGCGGGCGACCCGACGGCGCATCGGGTACGTGCCGCAGCGGCACACCCTGTCGGCCTCGGTGCGCGCCACCGTCCGCGAGATCGTCGAGACCGGACGGCTGGCCCACCGTCCGTGGTACCGCCCGGCGGGTGCCGACGACCGAGCCGGGGTCGAGGCGGCCCTGGCGCAGGTGGGGCTCAGCGACCACATCAATGCCGAGGTGTCCGATCTGTCCGGTGGCCAGCAGCGCCGCGTGCTCATCGCCCGCGCGCTCGCGGGTCGCCCTGACATGCTGATCATGGACGAGCCCACCGCCGGGGTCGACGTCGCGAGCCAGGACGTGCTGGCCGAAGTGTTGCACCGACTGTCCGGCGAGGGCACGACGATGCTGATCGTCACCCACGAACTCTCCGCGCTGCGCGGCATCCTCGACCGAATCGTCGAGATCGCCCAGGGCAGAACCACTTTCGACGGCACCCCGGCCCAGTGGGCCGACCAGGAGCACACCCGCATCCTCGCCACCGCAGCCCACGACGGTCACTGCGGCCCGGCCGACGAACAGCGGGCCGCCTACGCGTCGGGCCCCTGGGACTGCGTCGAGCTGCCGACCAACGCACCCGAAGCCGCCGCAGGTCGCCGTGCTTGA
- a CDS encoding metal ABC transporter substrate-binding protein: MFSSRRTLSAALTTTAMLALTACGSSDASDGSSGGASSGKPSLEVVASFYPLQYAAERVGGSHVTVSSLTKPGAEPHDLELTPKQAGQVAQSSLLIYLAGFQPSVDAAAKEAPQRLDVASVADLSLHADEVTAVDSESADDHDHDHGSEHGADPHFWLDPTRYAKVVTAIGEKFAGQDPTHASQYRSSAASFVKELTALDGSFSTTLATCSNRNLVTSHTAFGYLAQRYKLHQVGVTAISPDQEPTPGRLKAVTAYVKANKVTTIYTETLASPKVAETVAKSTGAKVAVLDPLEGISDKSAGTDYLSVMRSNLNTLKQGQSCQ, from the coding sequence ATGTTCTCCTCTCGTCGCACCCTGTCTGCCGCGCTGACCACGACCGCCATGCTCGCCCTCACCGCGTGCGGCAGTTCGGATGCGAGCGACGGGTCGTCGGGCGGTGCGTCGTCCGGCAAGCCCTCCCTGGAGGTCGTCGCGTCGTTCTACCCGCTGCAGTACGCCGCCGAGCGCGTCGGCGGCAGCCACGTCACGGTGTCCTCCCTGACCAAGCCGGGCGCCGAGCCGCACGACCTCGAACTCACCCCCAAGCAGGCCGGTCAGGTCGCGCAGTCGTCGCTGCTGATCTATCTCGCGGGGTTCCAGCCGTCCGTCGACGCGGCGGCCAAGGAGGCGCCGCAGCGCCTCGACGTCGCCTCGGTGGCCGACCTCAGCCTGCATGCCGACGAGGTGACCGCGGTCGACAGTGAGAGCGCCGACGACCACGATCACGACCACGGCTCGGAGCACGGGGCTGACCCGCACTTCTGGCTCGACCCGACGCGCTACGCGAAGGTGGTCACTGCGATCGGCGAGAAGTTCGCCGGCCAAGACCCCACCCACGCGTCCCAATACCGTTCATCTGCAGCGTCATTCGTCAAGGAGTTGACCGCTCTCGACGGATCGTTCTCCACCACGCTCGCCACCTGCAGCAACCGCAACCTGGTCACCAGCCACACCGCGTTCGGCTACCTGGCCCAGCGCTACAAGCTGCACCAGGTCGGTGTCACCGCCATCTCCCCCGACCAGGAGCCGACACCCGGCCGCCTCAAGGCCGTGACCGCGTACGTCAAGGCCAACAAGGTGACGACGATCTACACCGAGACCCTCGCCTCGCCGAAGGTCGCCGAGACCGTCGCCAAGAGCACCGGCGCGAAGGTCGCGGTGCTCGACCCGCTCGAAGGCATCAGCGACAAGTCGGCCGGCACCGACTACCTGTCGGTCATGCGATCCAACCTCAACACGCTGAAGCAGGGACAATCGTGTCAGTGA
- a CDS encoding DUF6703 family protein, translated as MQDKPSVSVSPLRAKLEHRSNPMVEALSRTPRVVPIVLFAVLVVAGLVLRGTVGGVLLTLAAAFVGWLAFLVWRQLTLPERLFRCAVLVLIAALAIVSYASDGLLG; from the coding sequence GTGCAGGACAAGCCTTCCGTTTCCGTGTCGCCGCTGCGGGCGAAGCTCGAACACCGCAGCAACCCGATGGTCGAGGCGCTCAGCCGGACCCCGCGGGTCGTTCCGATCGTGCTGTTCGCCGTGCTGGTCGTCGCCGGTCTGGTGCTGCGCGGCACCGTCGGCGGTGTGCTGCTCACCCTCGCTGCCGCCTTCGTCGGCTGGCTGGCGTTCCTGGTGTGGCGGCAGCTGACGCTGCCGGAGCGATTGTTCCGGTGTGCGGTGCTCGTGCTGATCGCCGCGTTGGCGATCGTGTCGTACGCATCGGACGGCTTGCTCGGCTGA